A single genomic interval of Amycolatopsis albispora harbors:
- a CDS encoding extracellular solute-binding protein, protein MNAMNRRLFLTGTLATVAAPAVLSACSSGGNGAATQQTVADTQLPAYVPYTGVKPDLPGNEQGLLNGFLSYPEPPVRAFDGPPGDGSPVSAFVLTSSPVPPAVDQNPYWQELNRRLNADLRLTIVPNSDMPTKFATLVAGDDLPDFIVPALYTPNGLPAGVANLPAWLAGKCQDLTPYLGGDAVKEYPFLANLPTAAWKDCRYNGGIYGLPVARGIAGSLMFRRDDLFGQLGANPNPANFAEFRAVCRQVTDERAGRWALAGGPLDFVSQMLGLPFRWREEGGKLKSKFEYEEFKQALADTAQLFADGVVHPDSTTNNAPVKKWFNAGSALLNTDRYTAWPQYYAENVAGPGFRISGMRPPLYHGGGFAGTWQAQATNNFTVLKKADEGRIRRLLKIADWLAAPFGTEEYLFRKYGVPGTHYTMEGGGPRQTQAGVSQTVLGIRYIVDAPDVLFVPGNAEATKACYDYQASVVPTSVPDPTLSLFSDTWSRKQGQLGTMINDAQNDILSGRKPVSSWDETLTQWRTTGGDKVRAEFEEALAAQ, encoded by the coding sequence ATGAACGCGATGAACCGCCGGCTGTTCCTCACCGGCACCCTCGCCACCGTCGCCGCACCCGCCGTGCTGAGCGCGTGCAGCAGCGGTGGCAACGGCGCGGCGACGCAGCAGACCGTGGCCGACACGCAGCTACCGGCGTATGTGCCCTACACCGGGGTCAAGCCGGACCTGCCGGGCAACGAACAGGGGCTGCTGAACGGTTTCCTCAGCTATCCCGAGCCGCCGGTGCGTGCCTTCGACGGGCCGCCAGGTGACGGCTCGCCGGTGTCGGCGTTCGTGCTGACGAGTTCGCCGGTGCCGCCCGCGGTGGACCAGAACCCGTACTGGCAGGAGCTGAACAGACGGCTGAACGCCGACCTGCGGCTGACCATCGTGCCGAACTCGGACATGCCGACGAAGTTCGCCACCCTGGTCGCCGGGGACGACCTGCCCGACTTCATCGTGCCCGCGCTGTACACGCCGAACGGGCTGCCCGCCGGCGTGGCGAACCTGCCCGCGTGGCTGGCCGGCAAGTGCCAGGACCTCACGCCGTACCTCGGCGGTGACGCGGTCAAGGAGTACCCGTTCCTGGCGAACCTGCCGACCGCGGCGTGGAAGGACTGCCGGTACAACGGCGGGATCTACGGCCTGCCGGTGGCGCGCGGCATCGCGGGCAGCCTGATGTTCCGCCGCGACGACCTGTTCGGGCAGTTGGGCGCGAACCCGAACCCGGCGAACTTCGCCGAGTTCCGTGCCGTGTGCCGTCAGGTGACCGACGAGCGGGCCGGGCGGTGGGCGCTGGCCGGTGGGCCGCTGGACTTCGTCTCGCAGATGCTCGGCCTGCCGTTCCGGTGGCGGGAGGAGGGCGGGAAGCTGAAGAGCAAGTTCGAATACGAGGAGTTCAAGCAGGCGCTGGCGGACACGGCGCAGTTGTTCGCGGACGGGGTGGTGCACCCGGACAGCACCACGAACAACGCGCCGGTGAAGAAGTGGTTCAACGCGGGCAGCGCGTTGCTCAACACGGACCGGTACACCGCGTGGCCGCAGTACTACGCGGAGAACGTGGCCGGGCCGGGGTTCCGGATTTCCGGGATGCGCCCGCCGCTGTACCACGGTGGTGGGTTCGCCGGCACCTGGCAGGCGCAGGCGACGAACAACTTCACCGTGCTGAAGAAGGCCGACGAGGGCCGGATCCGGCGGCTGCTGAAGATCGCCGACTGGCTGGCCGCGCCGTTCGGCACCGAGGAGTACCTGTTCCGCAAGTACGGCGTGCCCGGCACGCACTACACGATGGAGGGCGGCGGGCCGCGGCAGACGCAGGCCGGGGTTTCGCAGACCGTGCTCGGCATCCGGTACATTGTGGACGCTCCGGACGTGCTGTTCGTGCCGGGCAACGCGGAGGCGACGAAGGCCTGTTACGACTACCAGGCCTCGGTGGTGCCGACTTCGGTGCCGGACCCGACGCTGAGCCTGTTCTCGGACACTTGGTCGCGCAAGCAGGGGCAGCTGGGCACCATGATCAACGACGCGCAGAACGACATCCTGTCCGGCCGGAAACCGGTCTCCTCCTGGGACGAAACCCTCACCCAATGGCGCACCACCGGCGGCGACAAGGTACGCGCCGAATTCGAAGAAGCCCTGGCCGCGCAGTAG
- a CDS encoding DDE-type integrase/transposase/recombinase has protein sequence MWWLAMARKRAMMHLMDAVVAAGADVGNVSEWCRVNGVDRRTFYRHRERARAEGQWSPRSRRPVTVPHATAEPVVAQIVRLRQELAPDNGADFIHDRLEVLAAERDWAGQGWPVPSRATINRVLDRKGLLVSNPRKRPRSSWRRFSYARPRDCYQIDATEIVLADGSKAVVFDVLDDCTRMLLACQAARSETAAAACTAISAAFTEHGPPAIVLSDNGPAFTAHPRHPHAGPTQFARTVTTTGARLIHSSPYHPQTCGKVERHHQTLKKWLARQPHPPTTLTSLQTLLDTYRDYYNTRRGHSALGRHTPHHAWTHAEHHGGPTHPPVQTDATIHRLTVSKLGTIYLGHRKRLLIGREHTGNTITIIRDGDRITAYTSHGHPIGHTHLDHTKDWQGTLTPAA, from the coding sequence TTGTGGTGGCTGGCCATGGCGCGGAAACGGGCGATGATGCATCTGATGGATGCGGTGGTGGCTGCGGGGGCTGATGTCGGGAACGTGTCGGAGTGGTGCCGGGTCAACGGTGTTGACCGGCGCACGTTTTACCGGCATCGGGAACGGGCCCGGGCCGAGGGACAGTGGAGCCCTCGGTCCCGGCGTCCGGTCACTGTCCCGCACGCCACCGCGGAGCCGGTGGTGGCTCAGATCGTGCGGTTACGCCAGGAACTGGCGCCGGACAACGGCGCGGATTTCATCCATGACCGGCTCGAGGTGCTCGCGGCCGAGCGGGACTGGGCGGGACAGGGCTGGCCGGTGCCGTCGCGGGCCACGATCAACCGCGTCCTGGACCGGAAAGGCCTGCTGGTCAGCAACCCCCGTAAACGGCCGCGGTCGTCCTGGCGGCGGTTCAGCTATGCCCGGCCCCGGGACTGCTACCAGATCGACGCCACCGAGATCGTGCTCGCCGACGGCAGCAAGGCCGTGGTCTTCGATGTGCTCGACGATTGCACCCGCATGCTGCTGGCCTGCCAGGCAGCCCGGTCGGAAACCGCCGCGGCGGCCTGCACCGCGATCAGTGCCGCGTTCACCGAGCACGGCCCACCCGCGATCGTGCTCTCCGACAACGGCCCCGCCTTCACCGCCCATCCCCGGCACCCACACGCCGGCCCCACCCAGTTCGCCCGCACCGTCACCACCACCGGCGCCCGCCTGATCCACTCCAGCCCCTACCACCCGCAAACCTGCGGCAAAGTCGAACGCCACCATCAAACCCTCAAAAAATGGCTGGCTCGCCAACCCCACCCACCAACCACCCTGACCAGCCTGCAAACACTGCTCGACACCTACCGCGACTACTACAACACCCGCCGCGGGCACAGCGCGCTCGGCCGCCACACCCCGCACCACGCCTGGACCCACGCCGAACACCACGGCGGCCCCACCCACCCGCCCGTCCAAACCGACGCCACCATCCACCGGCTCACCGTCAGCAAACTCGGCACCATCTATCTCGGACACCGAAAACGCCTACTCATCGGCCGCGAACACACCGGCAACACCATCACCATCATCCGCGACGGCGACCGGATCACCGCCTACACCAGCCACGGCCACCCCATCGGCCACACCCACCTCGACCACACCAAAGACTGGCAAGGCACCCTCACCCCCGCCGCCTAA
- a CDS encoding PmoA family protein yields MKLADGDGAFTVSEGGVELLRYTYRPDIAEFECPSPSFHPLRTLDGDVVTGNRPHDHRWHKGLAMTASHLDDQNFWGGVSYVRDQGYQVLPNVGSLVHRDFLALAPERVVEEIDWVTAAGQKWIAERRTMSFTAEPGAWTLDFTSELRNVRDTALEFGSPTVHGRELAGYCGFFWRGPRSFEHGEVLASDGQSGPELMGRAASWLAYLGTHDEVDHTSTLLFTPSPANPEWRWFVRNSPYAVVNPSVAFYDPLHLGAGDTLHLRYRLLIGNGSWPREKLDARASSYTW; encoded by the coding sequence GTGAAGCTGGCCGATGGGGACGGTGCGTTCACCGTGTCGGAAGGCGGCGTGGAGCTGCTGCGGTACACCTACCGGCCGGACATCGCCGAGTTCGAGTGCCCGAGCCCGAGTTTTCACCCGCTGCGCACCCTGGACGGCGACGTGGTCACCGGCAACCGGCCGCACGACCACCGGTGGCACAAGGGCCTGGCGATGACGGCGTCCCACCTGGACGACCAGAACTTCTGGGGCGGGGTCAGCTACGTGCGTGACCAGGGGTACCAGGTGCTGCCGAACGTGGGCTCGCTGGTGCACCGCGATTTCCTCGCGCTGGCACCGGAACGGGTGGTCGAGGAGATCGACTGGGTCACCGCGGCCGGGCAGAAGTGGATCGCCGAGCGGCGGACCATGTCGTTCACCGCCGAGCCGGGCGCGTGGACGCTGGACTTCACCTCGGAGCTGCGGAATGTGCGGGACACCGCGCTGGAGTTCGGCAGCCCGACCGTGCACGGGCGGGAGCTGGCCGGGTACTGCGGTTTCTTCTGGCGGGGTCCGCGTTCGTTCGAGCACGGCGAGGTGCTCGCCTCGGATGGCCAGTCGGGCCCGGAACTGATGGGGCGGGCGGCTTCGTGGCTGGCCTACCTCGGCACGCACGACGAGGTGGACCACACCTCGACGCTGCTGTTCACCCCTTCGCCGGCGAACCCGGAATGGCGGTGGTTCGTGCGGAATTCGCCGTATGCCGTGGTGAACCCTTCGGTGGCTTTCTACGATCCGCTGCACCTGGGGGCCGGGGACACGCTGCACCTGCGCTACCGCCTGCTCATCGGCAACGGCTCCTGGCCACGGGAAAAGCTGGACGCACGGGCCTCCTCCTACACCTGGTAG
- a CDS encoding Gfo/Idh/MocA family protein: MRTYRVAVVGTGGIAEAAHVPAIRAAGERAKLVTAVDADPARLAVFQQKTGVPVAYQSLKSMLRTEKPDLVQVCTPPATHADIAITCLEAGAWVLLEKPPALSLAEYDRISAAEADGGPFASVVFQHRFGSGARHARNLIESGALGRPLVALCHTTWFRDQSYFDVPWRGKWATEGGGPTMGHGIHQIDLLLALLGEWTEVRAMAARLDRTMETEDVSMAIVRFASGAMASIVNSVLSPREESYLRLDLTEATVEVTHLYGYHNTDWRYTPAPHVTDERLIRSWSAVPEDVGSSHSAQLPHLLDAMDRGQRPPLSGAEGRAALELITALYRSAFTGTPVTREQLEPGDVFYHRMNGDVKL; encoded by the coding sequence ATGCGGACGTACCGGGTGGCCGTGGTCGGGACCGGCGGTATCGCCGAAGCAGCACACGTACCCGCCATCCGGGCCGCCGGTGAGCGCGCGAAACTGGTCACCGCGGTGGACGCCGATCCCGCCCGTTTGGCGGTGTTCCAGCAGAAAACCGGCGTTCCGGTGGCCTATCAGTCGCTGAAGTCGATGCTTCGCACGGAAAAGCCGGATCTGGTGCAGGTGTGCACGCCGCCCGCCACGCACGCCGATATCGCGATCACCTGCCTGGAAGCGGGTGCGTGGGTGCTGCTGGAAAAGCCGCCCGCGTTGTCGCTGGCCGAATACGACCGCATTTCCGCGGCCGAAGCCGACGGCGGGCCGTTTGCGAGCGTGGTTTTCCAGCACCGTTTCGGCTCCGGCGCGCGGCACGCGCGGAACCTGATCGAAAGCGGTGCGCTCGGCAGGCCGCTGGTGGCTCTCTGCCACACCACCTGGTTCCGCGATCAGTCCTATTTCGACGTTCCGTGGCGCGGGAAATGGGCCACCGAGGGCGGCGGGCCGACGATGGGCCACGGCATCCACCAGATCGACCTGCTGCTGGCGCTGCTCGGCGAATGGACCGAGGTGCGCGCGATGGCGGCCAGGCTGGACCGCACGATGGAGACCGAGGACGTGTCGATGGCGATCGTGCGGTTCGCCAGTGGTGCGATGGCGTCCATTGTGAACAGTGTGCTGTCGCCGCGGGAGGAGAGCTACCTCCGGCTGGACCTGACCGAGGCGACGGTCGAAGTCACCCATCTGTACGGCTACCACAACACCGATTGGCGGTACACGCCCGCGCCGCACGTGACCGACGAGCGGCTGATCAGGTCGTGGTCGGCGGTGCCGGAGGACGTCGGCAGCTCGCATTCGGCGCAGCTGCCGCACCTGCTGGACGCGATGGACCGCGGGCAGCGGCCACCGCTGTCCGGCGCCGAAGGGCGGGCCGCGCTCGAACTGATCACCGCGCTGTACCGGTCGGCGTTCACCGGAACGCCGGTCACCCGGGAGCAGCTGGAGCCCGGCGACGTGTTCTACCACCGGATGAACGGGGACGTGAAACTGTGA
- a CDS encoding LacI family DNA-binding transcriptional regulator: protein MPVESERKPGSEPAQGKVTIAQIAVEAGVSIPTVSKVVNGRTDVAAATRERVEEIIRRHGYQRRSDERARRSNLLELMFHELESIWALEIMRGVEQVASEHDLAVVLSESQGRLTPGRGWLEKVLARRPIGVVSVFSDLSADQLAKLESRNIPVVVVDPVGEPGERTYSIGATNWNGGLIATRHLIELGHRRIAVIGGPERVLCSRARVDGYRAALDTAGLPVDPALVRYGDFHVEAGRAQLTELLRLEDRPTAVFAGSDLQAFGVYEAARAAGLRIPDDLSVIGFDDLPVAGWVGPPLTTIRQPLQEMAAAGARLVLSLARGEEAEHRRVELATSLVVRASTAPPAR, encoded by the coding sequence ATGCCAGTGGAATCCGAGCGGAAGCCGGGCAGCGAACCGGCCCAGGGCAAGGTCACCATCGCCCAGATCGCGGTGGAGGCCGGGGTCTCCATCCCGACAGTTTCGAAGGTGGTCAACGGGCGCACCGACGTGGCCGCGGCCACCAGGGAGCGGGTCGAGGAGATCATCCGCCGCCACGGTTACCAGCGCCGCAGCGACGAGCGCGCCCGCCGGTCCAACCTGCTCGAGCTGATGTTCCACGAGCTGGAGAGCATCTGGGCGCTGGAGATCATGCGCGGCGTCGAGCAGGTGGCCAGCGAGCACGACCTGGCCGTGGTGCTTTCGGAGTCGCAGGGCAGGCTCACGCCCGGCCGCGGCTGGCTGGAGAAGGTGCTCGCGCGGCGGCCGATCGGCGTGGTGTCGGTGTTCTCCGACCTCAGCGCCGACCAGCTGGCGAAGCTGGAGTCGCGGAACATCCCGGTGGTGGTGGTCGACCCGGTCGGCGAACCGGGTGAACGCACCTATTCGATCGGCGCCACCAACTGGAACGGCGGGCTGATCGCCACGCGGCACCTGATCGAACTCGGTCACCGCCGCATCGCCGTGATCGGCGGTCCGGAACGCGTGCTGTGCAGCCGCGCGCGGGTCGACGGGTACCGCGCCGCGCTCGACACCGCCGGGCTGCCGGTGGACCCGGCGCTGGTGCGGTACGGCGATTTCCACGTCGAAGCCGGGCGGGCGCAGCTCACCGAACTGCTCCGGCTGGAGGACCGGCCGACCGCGGTTTTCGCGGGCAGCGACCTGCAGGCCTTCGGCGTTTACGAAGCCGCCCGCGCGGCCGGGCTGCGCATTCCGGACGACCTGAGCGTGATCGGCTTCGACGACCTCCCGGTGGCGGGCTGGGTCGGGCCGCCGCTGACCACCATCCGGCAGCCGCTGCAGGAAATGGCGGCGGCGGGCGCCCGCCTGGTGCTGTCGCTGGCCCGCGGTGAGGAAGCCGAGCACCGGCGGGTGGAACTGGCGACCAGCCTGGTGGTCCGGGCGAGCACCGCCCCACCCGCGCGCTGA
- a CDS encoding endo-1,4-beta-xylanase encodes MARTIQRWAAVLALGACLITWQAAPASAAPPLKDITSRYVGSAVPATALANEADYRTTLTREFDSVTPENEMKWASLEPNRGQYNWSAADSIVNYARQNGKSVRGHTLVWHNQYPGWLNNLSAGELRAAVQQHITTVMTRYQGKIRAWDVVNEVFNEDGTLRDSIFRQKLGDGYIADAFRWAKQADPGAKLYINDYNVEWQGAKSNAMYELVKSLRQQGVPVEGAGFQTHLSTQYGFPGGFQANLQRFADLGVDVAITEADVRIQLPADAAKLSKQADYFDQAWDACQAVGRCVEFTTWGFTDRHSWVPGTFPGEGAACLFDESLKPKPAYTRINP; translated from the coding sequence ATGGCGCGAACCATACAACGGTGGGCCGCGGTACTGGCGCTCGGCGCCTGCCTGATCACCTGGCAGGCGGCCCCGGCGTCGGCGGCACCGCCGCTGAAGGACATCACCAGCCGGTACGTCGGCAGCGCGGTGCCCGCCACGGCACTGGCGAACGAAGCCGACTACCGCACCACGCTGACCCGCGAGTTCGACAGCGTGACGCCCGAGAACGAGATGAAGTGGGCGAGCCTGGAGCCCAACCGCGGCCAGTACAACTGGTCCGCCGCGGACTCGATCGTGAACTACGCGCGGCAGAACGGGAAATCCGTGCGCGGGCACACGCTCGTCTGGCACAACCAGTATCCCGGCTGGTTGAACAACCTGTCCGCCGGCGAGCTGCGCGCGGCCGTGCAGCAGCACATCACCACGGTGATGACCAGGTACCAGGGCAAGATCCGCGCGTGGGACGTGGTGAACGAGGTGTTCAACGAGGACGGCACGCTCCGCGACTCGATCTTCCGGCAGAAGCTCGGCGACGGCTACATCGCCGACGCCTTCCGCTGGGCGAAGCAGGCCGACCCGGGCGCGAAGCTGTACATCAACGACTACAACGTCGAATGGCAGGGCGCCAAGAGCAACGCGATGTACGAGCTGGTGAAATCCCTGCGCCAGCAAGGGGTTCCGGTGGAGGGCGCAGGCTTCCAGACGCACCTGTCCACGCAGTACGGCTTTCCCGGCGGATTCCAGGCGAACCTGCAGCGCTTTGCCGACCTGGGCGTGGACGTGGCCATCACCGAGGCCGACGTGCGCATCCAGCTGCCCGCGGACGCGGCGAAGCTGAGCAAGCAGGCCGACTACTTCGACCAGGCGTGGGACGCCTGCCAGGCGGTGGGCCGCTGCGTGGAGTTCACCACCTGGGGCTTCACCGACCGGCATTCGTGGGTGCCGGGCACCTTCCCCGGTGAAGGCGCCGCCTGCCTCTTCGACGAGTCACTGAAACCGAAGCCCGCCTACACCAGGATCAACCCGTAG